A single region of the Gorilla gorilla gorilla isolate KB3781 chromosome 1, NHGRI_mGorGor1-v2.1_pri, whole genome shotgun sequence genome encodes:
- the LOC101144267 gene encoding olfactory receptor 10K2: MERVNETVVREFVFLGFSSLARLQQLLFVIFLLLYLFTLGTNAIIISTIVLDRALHIPMYFFLAILSCSEICYTFVIVPKMLVDLLSQKKTISFLGCAIQMFSFLFLGCSHSFLLAVMGYDRYIAICNPLRYSVLMGHGVCMGLVAAACACGFTVAQIITSLVFHLPFYSSNQLHHFFCDIAPVLKLASHHNHFSQIVIFMLCTLVLAIPLLLILVSYVHILSAILQFPSTLGRCKAFSTCVSHFIIVTVHYGCASFIYLRPQSNYSSSQDALISVSYTIITPLFNPMIYSLRNKEFKSALCKIVRRTISLS; encoded by the coding sequence ATGGAGCGGGTCAATGAGACTGTGGTGAGAGAGTTTGTCTTCCTCGGCTTCTCATCCCTGGCCAGGCTGCAGCAGCTGCTCTTTGTTATCTTCCTGCTCCTCTACCTGTTCACTCTGGGCACCAATGCAATCATCATTTCCACCATTGTCCTGGACAGAGCCCTTCATATccccatgtacttcttccttGCCATCCTCTCCTGCTCTGAGATTTGCTACACCTTCGTCATTGTACCCAAGATGCTGGTTGACCTGCTGTCCCAGAAGAAGACCATTTCTTTCCTGGGCTGTGCCATCCAAAtgttttccttcctcttccttggtTGCTCTCACTCCTTCCTGCTGGCAGTCATGGGCTATGATCGTTACATAGCCATCTGTAACCCACTGCGCTACTCAGTGCTCATGGGACATGGGGTGTGTATGGGACTAGTGGCTGCTGCCTGTGCCTGTGGCTTCACCGTTGCACAGATCATCACATCCTTGGTATTTCACCTGCCTTTTTATTCCTCCAATCAACTACATCACTTCTTCTGTGACATTGCTCCTGTCCTCAAGCTGGCATCTCACCATAACCACTTTAGTCAGATTGTCATCTTCATGCTCTGTACATTGGTCCTGGCTATCCCCTTATTGTTGATCTTGGTGTCCTATGTTCACATCCTCTCTGCCATACTTCAGTTTCCTTCCACACTGGGTAGGTGCAAAGCTTTTTCTACCTGTGTATCTCACTTCATTATTGTCACTGTCCACTATGGCTGTGCCTCCTTTATCTACTTAAGGCCTCAGTCCAACTACTCCTCAAGCCAGGATGCTCTAATATCAGTATCCTACACTATTATAACTCCATTGTTCAACCCAATGATTTAtagcttgagaaataaagaattCAAATCAGCTCTTTGTAAAATTGTGAGAAGAACAATTTCCCTGTCGTAA